In Bactrocera oleae isolate idBacOlea1 chromosome 5, idBacOlea1, whole genome shotgun sequence, a genomic segment contains:
- the eag gene encoding potassium voltage-gated channel protein eag isoform X7 gives MPGGRRGLVAPQNTFLENIIRRSNSQPDSSFLLANAQIVDFPIVYCNESFCKISGYNRAEVMQKSCRCGFMYGELTDKETVARLEFTLENQQQDQFEILLYKKNNAQCGCTMSKYGKSQPGTKRPVDSKLQQLMKNGKLETPLWLLLQVAPIRNERDLVVLFLLTFRDITALKQPIDSEDTKGVLGLSKFAKLARSVTRSRQFSAHLPTLKDPTKQSNLAHMMSLSADIMPQYRQEAPKTPPHILLHYCAFKAIWDWVILCLTFYTAIMVPYNVAFKNKTSEDVSLLVVDSIVDVIFFIDIVLNFHTTFVGPGGEVVSDPKVIRMNYLKSWFIIDLLSCLPYDVFNAFDRDEDGIGSLFSALKVVRLLRLGRVVRKLDRYLEYGAAMLILLLCFYMLVAHWLACIWYSIGRSDADNGIQYSWLWKLANVTQSPYSYIWSNDTGPELINGPSRKSMYVTALYFTMTCMTSVGFGNVAAETDNEKVFTICMMIIAALLYATIFGHVTTIIQQMTSATAKYHDMLNNVREFMKLHEVPKALSERVMDYVVSTWAMTKGLDTEKVLNYCPKDMKADICVHLNRKVFNEHPAFRLASDGCLRALAMHFMMSHSAPGDLLYHTGESIDSLCFIVTGSLEVIQDDEVVAILGKGDVFGDQFWKDSAVGQSAANVRALTYCDLHAIKRDKLLEVLDFYSAFANSFARNLVLTYNLRHRLIFRKVADVKREKELAERRKNEPQLPQNQDHLVRKIFSKFRRTPQVQTGSKEVVSGQSDVEKGDGDADRTKLPAKLTLTEDSRILTTAAAPSPTPSPSPSSGPPSARSTRASKWGRLLGSSSVDSASDTSAKVAVSRSLSARESLRESTAQARQSSTSSSNGGQGNKVFPKAPKLQASQAALARQDTIDEGGEIDASPPSRDTRLVGESGSAAAAAAAALAAKERNLALERERQIEMASSRATTSDTYDTGLREQPPTMAQRDLIATMLDLKVDVRLEMQRMQQRIGRIEDLLGELMKRLPAQESSGQTTPADELGPGSGGGSAPGASTVLTTRIGVVDGGGGGTHSTAVTPAADTVITISTVPPTPPISTSAASSVVVQIGGVGGGGAGGVGVPTTTTSATVAVGAGSTPIPQTLSLLSPAQMGSAATQGGNGLGPLMLKKRRSKSRKAPAPPKQPSHVQSPEQQRLLEEEPIVTTTTVMPVTAPTVTTPTTATSSSAATSPTTAGPSSLGGGGNTSGTSSGSGSGGGGRSKREFL, from the exons ATGCGGCTTCATGTATGGCGAGCTGACAGACAAGGAAACGGTGGCGCGGCTGGAGTTCACATTGGAGAATCAGCAGCAAGATCAGTTCGAAATTTTACTCTACAAAAAGAACA ATGCTCAATGCGGCTGCACGATGTCGAAATATGGAAAGTCGCAACCAGGTACAAAACGTCCGGTTGACTCAAAGCTGCAGCAGCTAATGAAAAATGGCAAATTAG AAACTCCGCTATGGCTGCTGTTGCAGGTTGCGCCCATACGCAACGAAAGGGATTTGGTTGTGTTATTTCTGCTAACATTTCGGGACATAACGGCACTAAAGCAGCCGATCGACAGCGAAGACACAAAGGGTG TTTTAGGTTTATCGAAATTCGCCAAACTGGCACGTTCGGTGACACGCAGCCGTCAATTCAGCGCACATCTGCCAACACTAAAGGATCCAACGAAGCAATCCAATCTGGCGCAT ATGATGTCACTCAGCGCCGATATTATGCCACAATACAGACAAGAAGCGCCTAAAACGCCGCCACACATTCTTTTGCATTATTGTGCATTTAAAGCAATTTGGGATTGGGTGATATTGTGTTTAACATTTTATACCGCCATTATG GTGCCATACAATGTagcttttaaaaacaaaacttcaGAAGACGTTTCATTACTCGTCGTCGATTCCATTGTAGATGTTATATTCTTTATAGATATCG TTTTAAATTTCCACACAACGTTCGTGGGCCCCGGCGGCGAGGTCGTCAGCGACCCCAAAGTGATACGTATGAACTACCTAAAATCCTGGTTCATCATCGATCTACTCAGTTGCCTGCCATACGACGTCTTCAACGCTTTCGATCGCGATGAGGACGGCATTGGCTCGCTCTTCAGCGCGCTGAAAGTGGTGCGGCTATTGCGACTGGGACGTGTGGTGCGCAAGCTGGATCGCTATCTGGAATATGGCGCCGCCATGCTCATACTGTTGCTCTGCTTCTACATGCTGGTGGCACATTGGCTGGCCTGCATCTGGTACTCGATCGGTCGCAGCGATGCCGACAATGGA ATACAGTACAGTTGGCTGTGGAAGCTGGCAAATGTGACGCAATCGCCATACTCGTACATCTGGAGCAACGACACCGGACCGGAACTGATAAATGGTCCGTCGCGCAAGAGTATGTATGTGACGGCGCTGTACTTCACCATGACGTGCATGACTTCG GTGGGCTTCGGCAATGTGGCCGCCGAGACGGACAACGAGAAGGTGTTCACCATCTGCATGATGATTATTGCAG CGCTGCTGTATGCGACGATATTCGGTCACGTGACGACCATCATCCAGCAGATGACCTCAGCGACGGCGAAGTACCACGACATGTTGAATAATGTGCGCGAGTTCATGAAGTTGCACGAGGTGCCGAAGGCGCTCAGCGAACGCGTCATGGATTATGTGGTCTCCACGTGGGCCATGACCAAAGGCTTGGACACCGAAAAG GTACTAAACTATTGTCCGAAAGATATGAAGGCTGACATTTGTGTTCATCTAAATCGCAAAGTATTTAACGAGCATCCAGCATTTCGTCTTGCCTCGGATGGTTGTCTGCGCGCGCTAGCCATGCACTTTATGATGTCGCACTCGGCGCCGGGCGATCTGCTCTACCACACCGGTGAGAGCATCGACAGTTTGTGTTTCATAGTGACCGGCAGTTTGGAGGTGATACAGGACGATGAAGTTGTGGCAATATTGG GTAAGGGCGACGTCTTCGGCGATCAATTCTGGAAGGATTCGGCTGTTGGCCAAAGCGCTGCCAATGTGCGCGCCCTAACCTATTGTGATTTGCATGCCATCAAGCGTGATAAATTGCTCGAAGTCCTCGATTTCTATTCGGCATTTGCGAATAGTTTTGCACGCAATCTGGTGCTCACCTACAATTTAAGACATCGACTGATTTTTCGCAAGGTGGCCGATGTGAAGCGCGAGAAAGAATTGGCCGAACGGCGTAAAAACGAACCTCAATTGCCTCAAAATCAAGATCATCTGGTGCGTAAGATATTCTCGAAATTCCGTCGTACGCCGCAGGTGCAAACCGGCTCCAAAGAGGTTGTGTCCGGCCAAAGTGATGTGGAGAAGGGCGACGGCGACGCGGATCGCACCAAG TTGCCTGCTAAATTAACCCTCACCGAGGACTCACGCATCCTAACAACAGCTGCCGCACCCTCTCCAACGCCATCACCCTCGCCCTCATCGGGTCCACCATCTGCGCGTAGTACGCGTGCTAGTAAATGGGGTCGCCTTCTGGGCAGTTCAAGTGTCGATTCGGCTAGCGATACAAGCGCCAAGGTAGCAGTCTCGAGAAGTTTGAGCGCCCGCGAAAGTCTGCGTGAGAGCACTGCCCAAGCGCGGCAGAGCAGTACTTCGAGTAGTAATGGTGGACAAGGCAATAAA GTTTTTCCTAAAGCTCCTAAACTACAGGCCAGTCAAGCGGCGCTTGCGCGCCAGGATACAATCGACGAAGGTGGCGAAATAGACGCCTCGCCTCCCAGTCGCGACACGCGGCTAGTTGGCGAAAGCGGctcggcagcagcagcagcggcggctGCACTAGCGGCTAAGGAGCGCAACCTTGCATTAGAGCGTGAAAGGCAAATCGAAATGGCTTCATCACGCGCCACCACATCGGACACTTACGACACAGGTTTGCGCGAACAGCCACCCACAATGGCGCAGCGCGATTTGATCGCAACCATGTTGGATTTAAAAGTCGATGTACGTCTAGAAATGCAGCGCATGCAGCAACGCATCGGACGCATTGAGGACTTATTAGGTGAGCTGATGAAACGTTTACCAGCACAAGAATCCTCGGGTCAAACAACGCCAGCTGATGAGCTCGGACCGGGTAGTGGCGGTGGTAGCGCGCCTGGTGCGAGCACAGTTCTTACTACGCGAATTGGTGTGGTCGATGGCGGCGGTGGCGGCACACACTCGACCGCGGTTACGCCAGCTGCAGACACTGTGATAACAATTTCTACGGTGCCGCCCACGCCACCCATTAGCACAAGCGCCGCCTCGAGTGTAGTGGTACAAATCGGCGGTGTAGGTGGTGGCGGCGCAGGAGGCGTTGGTGTGCCTACAACTACGACGTCCGCAACTGTGGCGGTAGGCGCAGGCTCCACGCCCATTCCACAAACACTCAGCCTGCTTAGCCCAGCACAGATGGGGTCAGCGGCGACACAAGGCGGCAATGGACTGGGACCGCTAATGCTGAAAAAACGGCGTTCGAAGAGCAGGAAGGCACCAGCGCCTCCCAAGCAGCCATCACATGTGCAGAGTCCAGAGCAGCAGCGTTTGCTGGAAGAGGAACCCATTGTTACGACCACCACGGTAATGCCGGTGACGGCGCCAACagtaacaacaccaacaacagccACATCGAGCAGCGCAGCCACATCGCCGACAACGGCCGGTCCGTCGTCGCTGGGCGGAGGTGGTAACACCAGCGGCACATCTAGCGGCAGCGGCAGTGGCGGCGGTGGACGCAGCAAGCGTGAATTTCTCTAG
- the eag gene encoding potassium voltage-gated channel protein eag isoform X2 has translation MPGGRRGLVAPQNTFLENIIRRSNSQPDSSFLLANAQIVDFPIVYCNESFCKISGYNRAEVMQKSCRCGFMYGELTDKETVARLEFTLENQQQDQFEILLYKKNNAQCGCTMSKYGKSQPGTKRPVDSKLQQLMKNGKLETPLWLLLQVAPIRNERDLVVLFLLTFRDITALKQPIDSEDTKGVLGLSKFAKLARSVTRSRQFSAHLPTLKDPTKQSNLAHMMSLSADIMPQYRQEAPKTPPHILLHYCAFKAIWDWVILCLTFYTAIMVPYNVAFKNKTSEDVSLLVVDSIVDVIFFIDIVLNFHTTFVGPGGEVVSDPKVIRMNYLKSWFIIDLLSCLPYDVFNAFDRDEDGIGSLFSALKVVRLLRLGRVVRKLDRYLEYGAAMLILLLCFYMLVAHWLACIWYSIGRSDADNGIQYSWLWKLANVTQSPYSYIWSNDTGPELINGPSRKSMYVTALYFTMTCMTSVGFGNVAAETDNEKVFTICMMIIAALLYATIFGHVTTIIQQMTSATAKYHDMLNNVREFMKLHEVPKALSERVMDYVVSTWAMTKGLDTEKVLNYCPKDMKADICVHLNRKVFNEHPAFRLASDGCLRALAMHFMMSHSAPGDLLYHTGESIDSLCFIVTGSLEVIQDDEVVAILGKGDVFGDQFWKDSAVGQSAANVRALTYCDLHAIKRDKLLEVLDFYSAFANSFARNLVLTYNLRHRLIFRKVADVKREKELAERRKNEPQLPQNQDHLVRKIFSKFRRTPQVQTGSKEVVSGQSDVEKGDGDADRTKLPAKLTLTEDSRILTTAAAPSPTPSPSPSSGPPSARSTRASKWGRLLGSSSVDSASDTSAKVAVSRSLSARESLRESTAQARQSSTSSSNGGQGNKSVVSLEMGLQIIELRDPLTNAAVAAAAAKRVKSLESLNTATATTSWVERKWRRIRILDVFPKAPKLQASQAALARQDTIDEGGEIDASPPSRDTRLVGESGSAAAAAAAALAAKERNLALERERQIEMASSRATTSDTYDTGLREQPPTMAQRDLIATMLDLKVDVRLEMQRMQQRIGRIEDLLGELMKRLPAQESSGQTTPADELGPGSGGGSAPGASTVLTTRIGVVDGGGGGTHSTAVTPAADTVITISTVPPTPPISTSAASSVVVQIGGVGGGGAGGVGVPTTTTSATVAVGAGSTPIPQTLSLLSPAQMGSAATQGGNGLGPLMLKKRRSKSRKAPAPPKQPSHVQSPEQQRLLEEEPIVTTTTVMPVTAPTVTTPTTATSSSAATSPTTAGPSSLGGGGNTSGTSSGSGSGGGGRSKREFL, from the exons ATGCGGCTTCATGTATGGCGAGCTGACAGACAAGGAAACGGTGGCGCGGCTGGAGTTCACATTGGAGAATCAGCAGCAAGATCAGTTCGAAATTTTACTCTACAAAAAGAACA ATGCTCAATGCGGCTGCACGATGTCGAAATATGGAAAGTCGCAACCAGGTACAAAACGTCCGGTTGACTCAAAGCTGCAGCAGCTAATGAAAAATGGCAAATTAG AAACTCCGCTATGGCTGCTGTTGCAGGTTGCGCCCATACGCAACGAAAGGGATTTGGTTGTGTTATTTCTGCTAACATTTCGGGACATAACGGCACTAAAGCAGCCGATCGACAGCGAAGACACAAAGGGTG TTTTAGGTTTATCGAAATTCGCCAAACTGGCACGTTCGGTGACACGCAGCCGTCAATTCAGCGCACATCTGCCAACACTAAAGGATCCAACGAAGCAATCCAATCTGGCGCAT ATGATGTCACTCAGCGCCGATATTATGCCACAATACAGACAAGAAGCGCCTAAAACGCCGCCACACATTCTTTTGCATTATTGTGCATTTAAAGCAATTTGGGATTGGGTGATATTGTGTTTAACATTTTATACCGCCATTATG GTGCCATACAATGTagcttttaaaaacaaaacttcaGAAGACGTTTCATTACTCGTCGTCGATTCCATTGTAGATGTTATATTCTTTATAGATATCG TTTTAAATTTCCACACAACGTTCGTGGGCCCCGGCGGCGAGGTCGTCAGCGACCCCAAAGTGATACGTATGAACTACCTAAAATCCTGGTTCATCATCGATCTACTCAGTTGCCTGCCATACGACGTCTTCAACGCTTTCGATCGCGATGAGGACGGCATTGGCTCGCTCTTCAGCGCGCTGAAAGTGGTGCGGCTATTGCGACTGGGACGTGTGGTGCGCAAGCTGGATCGCTATCTGGAATATGGCGCCGCCATGCTCATACTGTTGCTCTGCTTCTACATGCTGGTGGCACATTGGCTGGCCTGCATCTGGTACTCGATCGGTCGCAGCGATGCCGACAATGGA ATACAGTACAGTTGGCTGTGGAAGCTGGCAAATGTGACGCAATCGCCATACTCGTACATCTGGAGCAACGACACCGGACCGGAACTGATAAATGGTCCGTCGCGCAAGAGTATGTATGTGACGGCGCTGTACTTCACCATGACGTGCATGACTTCG GTGGGCTTCGGCAATGTGGCCGCCGAGACGGACAACGAGAAGGTGTTCACCATCTGCATGATGATTATTGCAG CGCTGCTGTATGCGACGATATTCGGTCACGTGACGACCATCATCCAGCAGATGACCTCAGCGACGGCGAAGTACCACGACATGTTGAATAATGTGCGCGAGTTCATGAAGTTGCACGAGGTGCCGAAGGCGCTCAGCGAACGCGTCATGGATTATGTGGTCTCCACGTGGGCCATGACCAAAGGCTTGGACACCGAAAAG GTACTAAACTATTGTCCGAAAGATATGAAGGCTGACATTTGTGTTCATCTAAATCGCAAAGTATTTAACGAGCATCCAGCATTTCGTCTTGCCTCGGATGGTTGTCTGCGCGCGCTAGCCATGCACTTTATGATGTCGCACTCGGCGCCGGGCGATCTGCTCTACCACACCGGTGAGAGCATCGACAGTTTGTGTTTCATAGTGACCGGCAGTTTGGAGGTGATACAGGACGATGAAGTTGTGGCAATATTGG GTAAGGGCGACGTCTTCGGCGATCAATTCTGGAAGGATTCGGCTGTTGGCCAAAGCGCTGCCAATGTGCGCGCCCTAACCTATTGTGATTTGCATGCCATCAAGCGTGATAAATTGCTCGAAGTCCTCGATTTCTATTCGGCATTTGCGAATAGTTTTGCACGCAATCTGGTGCTCACCTACAATTTAAGACATCGACTGATTTTTCGCAAGGTGGCCGATGTGAAGCGCGAGAAAGAATTGGCCGAACGGCGTAAAAACGAACCTCAATTGCCTCAAAATCAAGATCATCTGGTGCGTAAGATATTCTCGAAATTCCGTCGTACGCCGCAGGTGCAAACCGGCTCCAAAGAGGTTGTGTCCGGCCAAAGTGATGTGGAGAAGGGCGACGGCGACGCGGATCGCACCAAG TTGCCTGCTAAATTAACCCTCACCGAGGACTCACGCATCCTAACAACAGCTGCCGCACCCTCTCCAACGCCATCACCCTCGCCCTCATCGGGTCCACCATCTGCGCGTAGTACGCGTGCTAGTAAATGGGGTCGCCTTCTGGGCAGTTCAAGTGTCGATTCGGCTAGCGATACAAGCGCCAAGGTAGCAGTCTCGAGAAGTTTGAGCGCCCGCGAAAGTCTGCGTGAGAGCACTGCCCAAGCGCGGCAGAGCAGTACTTCGAGTAGTAATGGTGGACAAGGCAATAAA AGCGTCGTGTCATTAGAGATGGGCTTACAGATTATCGAGTTGAGGGACCCGCTAACAAACGCAGCTGTGGCGGCAGCCGCTGCCAAGCGCGTCAAGAGTTTGGAATCGCTAAATACCGCAACGGCGACTACTTCGTGGGTGGAGCGCAAATGGCGTCGCATACGCATACTGGAT GTTTTTCCTAAAGCTCCTAAACTACAGGCCAGTCAAGCGGCGCTTGCGCGCCAGGATACAATCGACGAAGGTGGCGAAATAGACGCCTCGCCTCCCAGTCGCGACACGCGGCTAGTTGGCGAAAGCGGctcggcagcagcagcagcggcggctGCACTAGCGGCTAAGGAGCGCAACCTTGCATTAGAGCGTGAAAGGCAAATCGAAATGGCTTCATCACGCGCCACCACATCGGACACTTACGACACAGGTTTGCGCGAACAGCCACCCACAATGGCGCAGCGCGATTTGATCGCAACCATGTTGGATTTAAAAGTCGATGTACGTCTAGAAATGCAGCGCATGCAGCAACGCATCGGACGCATTGAGGACTTATTAGGTGAGCTGATGAAACGTTTACCAGCACAAGAATCCTCGGGTCAAACAACGCCAGCTGATGAGCTCGGACCGGGTAGTGGCGGTGGTAGCGCGCCTGGTGCGAGCACAGTTCTTACTACGCGAATTGGTGTGGTCGATGGCGGCGGTGGCGGCACACACTCGACCGCGGTTACGCCAGCTGCAGACACTGTGATAACAATTTCTACGGTGCCGCCCACGCCACCCATTAGCACAAGCGCCGCCTCGAGTGTAGTGGTACAAATCGGCGGTGTAGGTGGTGGCGGCGCAGGAGGCGTTGGTGTGCCTACAACTACGACGTCCGCAACTGTGGCGGTAGGCGCAGGCTCCACGCCCATTCCACAAACACTCAGCCTGCTTAGCCCAGCACAGATGGGGTCAGCGGCGACACAAGGCGGCAATGGACTGGGACCGCTAATGCTGAAAAAACGGCGTTCGAAGAGCAGGAAGGCACCAGCGCCTCCCAAGCAGCCATCACATGTGCAGAGTCCAGAGCAGCAGCGTTTGCTGGAAGAGGAACCCATTGTTACGACCACCACGGTAATGCCGGTGACGGCGCCAACagtaacaacaccaacaacagccACATCGAGCAGCGCAGCCACATCGCCGACAACGGCCGGTCCGTCGTCGCTGGGCGGAGGTGGTAACACCAGCGGCACATCTAGCGGCAGCGGCAGTGGCGGCGGTGGACGCAGCAAGCGTGAATTTCTCTAG
- the eag gene encoding potassium voltage-gated channel protein eag isoform X9 has protein sequence MPGGRRGLVAPQNTFLENIIRRSNSQPDSSFLLANAQIVDFPIVYCNESFCKISGYNRAEVMQKSCRCGFMYGELTDKETVARLEFTLENQQQDQFEILLYKKNKTPLWLLLQVAPIRNERDLVVLFLLTFRDITALKQPIDSEDTKGVLGLSKFAKLARSVTRSRQFSAHLPTLKDPTKQSNLAHMMSLSADIMPQYRQEAPKTPPHILLHYCAFKAIWDWVILCLTFYTAIMVPYNVAFKNKTSEDVSLLVVDSIVDVIFFIDIVLNFHTTFVGPGGEVVSDPKVIRMNYLKSWFIIDLLSCLPYDVFNAFDRDEDGIGSLFSALKVVRLLRLGRVVRKLDRYLEYGAAMLILLLCFYMLVAHWLACIWYSIGRSDADNGIQYSWLWKLANVTQSPYSYIWSNDTGPELINGPSRKSMYVTALYFTMTCMTSVGFGNVAAETDNEKVFTICMMIIAALLYATIFGHVTTIIQQMTSATAKYHDMLNNVREFMKLHEVPKALSERVMDYVVSTWAMTKGLDTEKVLNYCPKDMKADICVHLNRKVFNEHPAFRLASDGCLRALAMHFMMSHSAPGDLLYHTGESIDSLCFIVTGSLEVIQDDEVVAILGKGDVFGDQFWKDSAVGQSAANVRALTYCDLHAIKRDKLLEVLDFYSAFANSFARNLVLTYNLRHRLIFRKVADVKREKELAERRKNEPQLPQNQDHLVRKIFSKFRRTPQVQTGSKEVVSGQSDVEKGDGDADRTKLPAKLTLTEDSRILTTAAAPSPTPSPSPSSGPPSARSTRASKWGRLLGSSSVDSASDTSAKVAVSRSLSARESLRESTAQARQSSTSSSNGGQGNKVFPKAPKLQASQAALARQDTIDEGGEIDASPPSRDTRLVGESGSAAAAAAAALAAKERNLALERERQIEMASSRATTSDTYDTGLREQPPTMAQRDLIATMLDLKVDVRLEMQRMQQRIGRIEDLLGELMKRLPAQESSGQTTPADELGPGSGGGSAPGASTVLTTRIGVVDGGGGGTHSTAVTPAADTVITISTVPPTPPISTSAASSVVVQIGGVGGGGAGGVGVPTTTTSATVAVGAGSTPIPQTLSLLSPAQMGSAATQGGNGLGPLMLKKRRSKSRKAPAPPKQPSHVQSPEQQRLLEEEPIVTTTTVMPVTAPTVTTPTTATSSSAATSPTTAGPSSLGGGGNTSGTSSGSGSGGGGRSKREFL, from the exons ATGCGGCTTCATGTATGGCGAGCTGACAGACAAGGAAACGGTGGCGCGGCTGGAGTTCACATTGGAGAATCAGCAGCAAGATCAGTTCGAAATTTTACTCTACAAAAAGAACA AAACTCCGCTATGGCTGCTGTTGCAGGTTGCGCCCATACGCAACGAAAGGGATTTGGTTGTGTTATTTCTGCTAACATTTCGGGACATAACGGCACTAAAGCAGCCGATCGACAGCGAAGACACAAAGGGTG TTTTAGGTTTATCGAAATTCGCCAAACTGGCACGTTCGGTGACACGCAGCCGTCAATTCAGCGCACATCTGCCAACACTAAAGGATCCAACGAAGCAATCCAATCTGGCGCAT ATGATGTCACTCAGCGCCGATATTATGCCACAATACAGACAAGAAGCGCCTAAAACGCCGCCACACATTCTTTTGCATTATTGTGCATTTAAAGCAATTTGGGATTGGGTGATATTGTGTTTAACATTTTATACCGCCATTATG GTGCCATACAATGTagcttttaaaaacaaaacttcaGAAGACGTTTCATTACTCGTCGTCGATTCCATTGTAGATGTTATATTCTTTATAGATATCG TTTTAAATTTCCACACAACGTTCGTGGGCCCCGGCGGCGAGGTCGTCAGCGACCCCAAAGTGATACGTATGAACTACCTAAAATCCTGGTTCATCATCGATCTACTCAGTTGCCTGCCATACGACGTCTTCAACGCTTTCGATCGCGATGAGGACGGCATTGGCTCGCTCTTCAGCGCGCTGAAAGTGGTGCGGCTATTGCGACTGGGACGTGTGGTGCGCAAGCTGGATCGCTATCTGGAATATGGCGCCGCCATGCTCATACTGTTGCTCTGCTTCTACATGCTGGTGGCACATTGGCTGGCCTGCATCTGGTACTCGATCGGTCGCAGCGATGCCGACAATGGA ATACAGTACAGTTGGCTGTGGAAGCTGGCAAATGTGACGCAATCGCCATACTCGTACATCTGGAGCAACGACACCGGACCGGAACTGATAAATGGTCCGTCGCGCAAGAGTATGTATGTGACGGCGCTGTACTTCACCATGACGTGCATGACTTCG GTGGGCTTCGGCAATGTGGCCGCCGAGACGGACAACGAGAAGGTGTTCACCATCTGCATGATGATTATTGCAG CGCTGCTGTATGCGACGATATTCGGTCACGTGACGACCATCATCCAGCAGATGACCTCAGCGACGGCGAAGTACCACGACATGTTGAATAATGTGCGCGAGTTCATGAAGTTGCACGAGGTGCCGAAGGCGCTCAGCGAACGCGTCATGGATTATGTGGTCTCCACGTGGGCCATGACCAAAGGCTTGGACACCGAAAAG GTACTAAACTATTGTCCGAAAGATATGAAGGCTGACATTTGTGTTCATCTAAATCGCAAAGTATTTAACGAGCATCCAGCATTTCGTCTTGCCTCGGATGGTTGTCTGCGCGCGCTAGCCATGCACTTTATGATGTCGCACTCGGCGCCGGGCGATCTGCTCTACCACACCGGTGAGAGCATCGACAGTTTGTGTTTCATAGTGACCGGCAGTTTGGAGGTGATACAGGACGATGAAGTTGTGGCAATATTGG GTAAGGGCGACGTCTTCGGCGATCAATTCTGGAAGGATTCGGCTGTTGGCCAAAGCGCTGCCAATGTGCGCGCCCTAACCTATTGTGATTTGCATGCCATCAAGCGTGATAAATTGCTCGAAGTCCTCGATTTCTATTCGGCATTTGCGAATAGTTTTGCACGCAATCTGGTGCTCACCTACAATTTAAGACATCGACTGATTTTTCGCAAGGTGGCCGATGTGAAGCGCGAGAAAGAATTGGCCGAACGGCGTAAAAACGAACCTCAATTGCCTCAAAATCAAGATCATCTGGTGCGTAAGATATTCTCGAAATTCCGTCGTACGCCGCAGGTGCAAACCGGCTCCAAAGAGGTTGTGTCCGGCCAAAGTGATGTGGAGAAGGGCGACGGCGACGCGGATCGCACCAAG TTGCCTGCTAAATTAACCCTCACCGAGGACTCACGCATCCTAACAACAGCTGCCGCACCCTCTCCAACGCCATCACCCTCGCCCTCATCGGGTCCACCATCTGCGCGTAGTACGCGTGCTAGTAAATGGGGTCGCCTTCTGGGCAGTTCAAGTGTCGATTCGGCTAGCGATACAAGCGCCAAGGTAGCAGTCTCGAGAAGTTTGAGCGCCCGCGAAAGTCTGCGTGAGAGCACTGCCCAAGCGCGGCAGAGCAGTACTTCGAGTAGTAATGGTGGACAAGGCAATAAA GTTTTTCCTAAAGCTCCTAAACTACAGGCCAGTCAAGCGGCGCTTGCGCGCCAGGATACAATCGACGAAGGTGGCGAAATAGACGCCTCGCCTCCCAGTCGCGACACGCGGCTAGTTGGCGAAAGCGGctcggcagcagcagcagcggcggctGCACTAGCGGCTAAGGAGCGCAACCTTGCATTAGAGCGTGAAAGGCAAATCGAAATGGCTTCATCACGCGCCACCACATCGGACACTTACGACACAGGTTTGCGCGAACAGCCACCCACAATGGCGCAGCGCGATTTGATCGCAACCATGTTGGATTTAAAAGTCGATGTACGTCTAGAAATGCAGCGCATGCAGCAACGCATCGGACGCATTGAGGACTTATTAGGTGAGCTGATGAAACGTTTACCAGCACAAGAATCCTCGGGTCAAACAACGCCAGCTGATGAGCTCGGACCGGGTAGTGGCGGTGGTAGCGCGCCTGGTGCGAGCACAGTTCTTACTACGCGAATTGGTGTGGTCGATGGCGGCGGTGGCGGCACACACTCGACCGCGGTTACGCCAGCTGCAGACACTGTGATAACAATTTCTACGGTGCCGCCCACGCCACCCATTAGCACAAGCGCCGCCTCGAGTGTAGTGGTACAAATCGGCGGTGTAGGTGGTGGCGGCGCAGGAGGCGTTGGTGTGCCTACAACTACGACGTCCGCAACTGTGGCGGTAGGCGCAGGCTCCACGCCCATTCCACAAACACTCAGCCTGCTTAGCCCAGCACAGATGGGGTCAGCGGCGACACAAGGCGGCAATGGACTGGGACCGCTAATGCTGAAAAAACGGCGTTCGAAGAGCAGGAAGGCACCAGCGCCTCCCAAGCAGCCATCACATGTGCAGAGTCCAGAGCAGCAGCGTTTGCTGGAAGAGGAACCCATTGTTACGACCACCACGGTAATGCCGGTGACGGCGCCAACagtaacaacaccaacaacagccACATCGAGCAGCGCAGCCACATCGCCGACAACGGCCGGTCCGTCGTCGCTGGGCGGAGGTGGTAACACCAGCGGCACATCTAGCGGCAGCGGCAGTGGCGGCGGTGGACGCAGCAAGCGTGAATTTCTCTAG